The genomic stretch GACGTGCTGCCGCTTGTCATTCAAAGGGACGGTGAGGCGCCGCAGTGGTTCTCGCTGCCGCAAGAAACTGTTCTTACCGTACCTTTGTCCCATCCTGAGAATGAGGATTTTGAGAAATTGAAGCTGCAATGGTATGCTGTGCCATTTATAGCGGATATGGAGCTCGAAATTGGAGGCATTATCTATCATGCAGCTCCGTTTAATGGATGGTATATGGGGACTGAGATTGGTGCTAGAAATCTGTCGGATACTGATCGCTATAACCAGCTTCCTACAGTCGCGAAGCTGTTTCAATTTGATACGACGACGAATACTTCTCTCTGGAAGGATCGTGCATTAATCGAGTTGAATATTGCCGTACTTCATTCATATAGGAAGCATGGCGTAAGCATTGTTGATCATCATACAGCAGCAGAGCAATTTCTTCGATTCGAGAAGCAGGAGCAAGGTCACGGCAGAACGGTGACAGGCCGCTGGTCATGGCTCATCCCGCCAATGTCGCCGGCAACGACCGGCATATGGCATCGCAGCCTTGATGATACTGAGCGCTCGCCTGCGTATCGCTATCAGCCTGCACCGTATTAAGGCAGTGATGTTGCTGAGCAAAGCGCTTCTTGGTGCAATTTAGAAGCTCTGTTCAGCTTGCGAAAGGCTTCCGGATAGGTTTTCCAGCTTTCTTCTGCACGAAGCGGGGAACATGCGTAAATACAAACCAGTAACCGCATTCTTTGAAAATCAACACTTCTGATTTTTTAATCTTAATCCGCCAATGTAGCTCAGAGCACAGGAATAGGTCTAACAAATAGACTTGTTCACAAACTTCCCACCAAATGGGCACATAATGCCTGCTCCGCAGTAAAATAAGTCTAATTTTTAGATTTAAATCCGCCAATTTAGTTCACATCGCAGGAATAGGTCTAATAAATAGACCTATTCACATGCGTTCTGACCAAATGGGCAAATAATGTCCGCTCCACGGTAAAATAAGTCTAATTTCTAGATTTAAATCTGCTAATTTAGCTCACAGCACAGGAATAGATCTAATAAATAGACCTATTCCCCCACGTTACCGCCCAATGGGCATATTTTCCTATGACTCAATACTTGAATAATCAACACGCCTGCTTCCTTTGCTCATGCAGCGTTCGCGGAGGACGGCTCCATCGATCTTGGAAGGAAGCTAGAGCGAATATTAGTTCAACGCTATAACCGCACGAGGTTCTCACGGCTGATGTCACGAGGTGCCGAGGTGTGCTATTCTAAAGAGATGAAATTAGTCAGCTGGAGGAATAATAGACGTGGATTTTAATATGCAATATTTATCTTTTTTTGTCATTCATACGGATGGGGAGGAAAGCGCAACTTCATCGGGCAAGCGATTCAAGCATTATCAGACTTTGGAAGAGGATACCTACGAGGATAGCGAAATTCAAAGATTTTTGGATGATGAGTTTAAGCGGATTGTCAAAAGGAAGGTAGAGCGCAACCCAAACTCTGCGGGAGCTCCTACGAAAATCGGCCGATTTATGGTCGAACCTGGCTACGAGCTGGGCAGCAATCAGAACTATAATTTGTTTCAGCGGCTTCGTGATGCGGATTCAAAGGAACGTTTTATCGGTATCGCAGACGAGCTCGTTCGAATTTATATGGACACAAGCGCAGTAAGGGGCGGTGCGTTTATTATTGCGCTGTCTAAGCTGAATACGTATTTCGACGAGCCTTTTTTATTTCTGCTAAAATGTGATTTCGAGCCTAAGATCGCTCGTATTTCGGATGAGAAGAGCTTGATTTCGCAGGTCGAGATGGCGATAAGCGCGCGCAGCATCAAGTCCATTCAATATCCTCATATGCCGGAGGAAGGCATGCTTGAGCATTGGGAGCTTAAGATTCATCAAGCGTCGCATGCACGCTATTTTGAAGATTTTTTGAAATACGTATCCTATGAAAAGCCGCTTCCTGAGGTCATGGGCGAGCAGGTTATCGAGATGGTTCATCAATATATTGCTGACAAATGGCAAGAGGATGAGAGCAGCGAGCGTCGTGAGGAGGAGAATGCAGTCGAGGTATGGGCGGCGAGCGAGAAGCGTGACCTTCAGGAGTGGTGGACGCCTGAGCAAGTAGAGGTTGCAGCGGCAGCGCTAGTTGAGCAGAAGCCAGATTTGCCGTTTTCCTTTAAGATCGGCGGTGTCACCGTAAAGGGGCTGCTTGCAGACTTTGGCGATGCCATTCATTTTGCTAAGCACAATGGTCGTTATGTTGTTGTCATCGAAGGCGACGCTTTTCAATTCGAGAAGGGAATGTCACCTGTGGAACTTGTTCAGCCGCTGGATTTGGTAGATGTGATGCCGAGAATTGGCAGCAAGCAGCCGGCGGATGACGCAGATTCCAGCTACAGCTATACGCCTGCAGGTAAAGAGGTTGCAGTTAACGATGTGGGGCCTTGGTAGCTTTATGTGAAGGTATCAAATTAAGGAATAAGGGAGAGGATATATAAGTGGACAACATATTTTTTATTGAAATAGGCATGGGATGCGATCTTCACGGTCAAAATATTACGAAAGCATCGGTGCGCGCGGTACAAAACGCGATTCACCACAATTCGATGCCTGGACTCCGGTCAGTTCTGCCGGGAGGGTCGCTGGACAATATGAAGGTTCGGGTAAAGCTTGCGCTTCCTTGCGACCATGAGCTGCTTGATGTCGAGCAGGTAAAGGCCGTGCTGCCTTACGGTCAAGTGACTGTAGAGCTATTGGATGGCGGGATGCTTACGACTAGCGGTGTGGTTCTTCCTGATAAAGACGATAAAAACGATTTGATCTATATCGTGAATGCGTCGGTTGAGGTAGGCTACTAATCGCATTTCCATTGCCATAAGGGAGACTACGATGGTTTTAAAGCTCACACTATTCGCATTATTGCTTATATTTACCGCTTTCTTTGTCGCGACGGAGTTTGCGATTATTCGTCTGCGCTCAAGCCGAGTACATCAGATGGTAGCTGAGGGGGCAAAAAACGCTAGAGCTGTTATGCAGGTGACGAGTAGGCTGGATGGCTATTTATCCGCCTGCCAGCTTGGCATTACGATCACAGCGCTTGGCCTAGGGTGGTTAGGTGAGCCGACGATCGAGCAAATCCTTCATCCGGTCTTTGACAGGCTGCATATCGAAGGAGATCTAAGCTCGGTGCTGTCATTTGTTATTTCTTTTGTCATCGTCACGTATTTGCATGTCGTGCTGGGCGAGCTTGCTCCAAAGACGGTAGCGATCATCAAGTCGGAAGCAATAAGTCAATGGACAGCACCGATCATTATCATTTTTTACAAGATAATGTATCCATTTATATGGCTGCTTAACGGCTCGGCGAATGGTTTGGTGCGTCTCTTTGGATTAATGCCTACGAATGAGCATGAGGCGCATTCAGAGGAAGAAATTCGCATCATTTTGTCCGAAAGCTATGAGAGTGGAAAAATTAACAAAAGCGAATACGGCTTCGTGAATCGCATATTTGAATTCGACGAACGGCTGGCGCGCGAAATTATGGTGCCACGGACGGATATGATATGCCTATTTGTTGAGCATTC from Paenibacillus sp. FSL H8-0548 encodes the following:
- a CDS encoding nitric oxide synthase oxygenase, giving the protein MATTTIEKIAEQAAAFLGEAYFELGKSEEEAKLRIEEVMLQIEQTGSYTHTYDELKHGAKMAWRNNNRCIGRLFWNTLEVFDARDIQDEHDAASRIFQHMSFATNNGRIRPAITVFPANHAPNRIRIWNHQLVRYAGYDKAEGIVGDSSSIAFTAACEKLGWTSEGTRFDVLPLVIQRDGEAPQWFSLPQETVLTVPLSHPENEDFEKLKLQWYAVPFIADMELEIGGIIYHAAPFNGWYMGTEIGARNLSDTDRYNQLPTVAKLFQFDTTTNTSLWKDRALIELNIAVLHSYRKHGVSIVDHHTAAEQFLRFEKQEQGHGRTVTGRWSWLIPPMSPATTGIWHRSLDDTERSPAYRYQPAPY
- a CDS encoding DUF3900 domain-containing protein, with amino-acid sequence MDFNMQYLSFFVIHTDGEESATSSGKRFKHYQTLEEDTYEDSEIQRFLDDEFKRIVKRKVERNPNSAGAPTKIGRFMVEPGYELGSNQNYNLFQRLRDADSKERFIGIADELVRIYMDTSAVRGGAFIIALSKLNTYFDEPFLFLLKCDFEPKIARISDEKSLISQVEMAISARSIKSIQYPHMPEEGMLEHWELKIHQASHARYFEDFLKYVSYEKPLPEVMGEQVIEMVHQYIADKWQEDESSERREEENAVEVWAASEKRDLQEWWTPEQVEVAAAALVEQKPDLPFSFKIGGVTVKGLLADFGDAIHFAKHNGRYVVVIEGDAFQFEKGMSPVELVQPLDLVDVMPRIGSKQPADDADSSYSYTPAGKEVAVNDVGPW
- a CDS encoding Lin0512 family protein → MDNIFFIEIGMGCDLHGQNITKASVRAVQNAIHHNSMPGLRSVLPGGSLDNMKVRVKLALPCDHELLDVEQVKAVLPYGQVTVELLDGGMLTTSGVVLPDKDDKNDLIYIVNASVEVGY
- a CDS encoding hemolysin family protein — its product is MVLKLTLFALLLIFTAFFVATEFAIIRLRSSRVHQMVAEGAKNARAVMQVTSRLDGYLSACQLGITITALGLGWLGEPTIEQILHPVFDRLHIEGDLSSVLSFVISFVIVTYLHVVLGELAPKTVAIIKSEAISQWTAPIIIIFYKIMYPFIWLLNGSANGLVRLFGLMPTNEHEAHSEEEIRIILSESYESGKINKSEYGFVNRIFEFDERLAREIMVPRTDMICLFVEHSRDRNLEIIKKEKYTRFPVAKGSKDNIIGILNTKQFFLKYDEDRDVDLATLLQPVMSIPEVMPINKLLRKMQLERVHLAMLLDEYGGTAGLITIEDIIEEIVGEIRDEFDADEVKEIERLEEQHYLVNGNALISHWNEAAGTDLFSVDMDSVGGWLFNQKPDLPIGEPWEYGNMTFIIRERDDNRIRKIEIITDLSESEMNAYGHA